One genomic window of Monodelphis domestica isolate mMonDom1 chromosome 1, mMonDom1.pri, whole genome shotgun sequence includes the following:
- the LOC130457067 gene encoding translation initiation factor IF-2-like: MSGSNPENRSSTGPLRRPPEPPEPRVAGAAPEPRPRAGPAPGRRAWKGFRPAPSETAPGPSPGPPSPHPALGGPPAPRAPAAQGSAPPAQQAWPTAPGARPARPSPAPPPAAGPGQHTRAPGSSPGGEAAARNPAPFGAHRRDACSLPIPSLLPHRELPAPPPISLLRPPARETPSHPHIHPGRPALREAEGANPLPLHTHPSSPFPTPTFPPGPHGERNLARSFSRAQRGVKGGGPGRREGRRAGSALSPAGRPAPRPHLKAASAVHKSVPSRAARAPRLSGGDGGGGSSEGAGRGGEGRPEQGSRRGARADWQSPGGGWGAHGPRSPAAARPGEGNSEGGGEGGGKDEETVSAAATAAAASLLPGKSRPLSLPAPLRGDPVLPRYRLGRLFIRSPTNHCSWSPRTRPSTPPYTAGGATYLPHTPIGGELPQLRPTYWRQPVDSRPLASRSLEKTRRFFATYWRKARRPPHSYYPIGRFAQLPPC; encoded by the coding sequence ATGTCCGGAAGTAACCCCGAGAACCGAAGTAGCACCGGGCCACTTCGGAGGCCGCCAGAGCCTCCGGAACCCCGCGTGGCCGGGGCAGCCCCCGAGCCACGTCCCCGGGCCGGCCCCGCCCCCGGGCGCCGCGCCTGGAAAGGCTTCCGTCCTGCCCCTTCCGAGACCGCGCCCGGGCCTAGCCCTGGCCCACCCAGCCCCCATCCCGCCCTGGGAGGGCCTCCCGCGCCAAGGGCCCCGGCTGCCCAAGGCTCCGCCCCTCCGGCCCAGCAAGCCTGGCCAACAGCACCTGGCGCTAGGCCGGCCCGGCCCAGCCCGGCCCCGCCCCCGGCGGCCGGGCCCGGCCAGCACACGCGCGCGCCCGGCTCCTCCCCCGGCGGCGAGGCGGCGGCACGAAATCCCGCCCCGTTCGGCGCGCACCGGCGCGACGCTTGCTCGCTCcctattccctccctcctcccgcACAGGGAGCTCCCCGCTCCGCCCCCCATCTCCCTCCTCCGCCCCCCCGCGCGCGAGACACCCTCTCATCCACACATACACCCCGGCCGCCCCGCTCTACGGGAAGCAGAGGGGGCCAATCCCCTCCCCCTGCATACACACCCCTCGagtcccttccccacccccacattTCCCCCCGGGCCGCACGGCGAGCGGAACCTTGCCCGCTCCTTCTCCCGGGCCCAGCGGGGTGTAAAGGGAGGCGGGccgggaagaagggagggaaggagggcggGCTCCGCACTCTCGCCCGCCGGACGGCCAGCCCCTCGCCCTCACCTCAAAGCTGCCTCGGCCGTTCACAAGTCTGTCCCGTCTCGGGCAGCGAGAGCTCCCAGGCTGAGCGGCGGCGACGGCGGCGGTGGCAGTAGcgagggggcggggaggggaggggaggggaggccgGAGCAGGGCTCTCGGCGCGGGGCCCGAGCGGACTGGCAGTCCCCCGGCGGGGGCTGGGGCGCTCACGGGCCCCGCTCCCCAGCCGCAGCCAGACCCGGGGAGGGAAACTccgaggggggaggggaaggggggggaaaAGACGAAGAAACCGTCTCCGCTGCCGCTACCGCCGCGGCCGCTTCTCTGTTACCCGGGAAATCCCGCCCACTCTCCTTGCCCGCCCCGCTGAGGGGAGACCCAGTCCTGCCGCGTTACAGGCTCGGTCGACTGTTCATCAGGTCCCCCACCAATCATTGCTCCTGGTCACCTAGGACCCGCCCCTCTACTCCCCCCTACACTGCAGGGGGAGCCACTTACCTTCCCCACACCCCTATTGGCGGGGAGCTCCCCCAACTCAGACCCACCTATTGGAGGCAGCCAGTGGACTCCCGCCCACTCGCCTCTAGGTCATTGGAGAAAACTAGGAGATTCTTTGCAACTTATTGGAGGAAGGCACGAAGACCGCCCCATTCCTACTATCCCATTGGAAGATTCGCTCAGCTCCCACCCTGCTAG